The genomic stretch TCTGGAACTCGTGCGGTTCTCACATCACAGGACTTACTTGTTTGTTAATTAGCTGTCTCAAACGCTCCATTTCTTCACGTTTTATTTCATCCAATCTGGTTCTTACTTGATGGTTGACATATTCCAGTTCGTGAGCAATATTACCACTTCGAATGTCGTCTTCCGAAGCattgttcaatttttgacGAAACTCCGGATCTGACTCTAGAGCTTCcacaatttctttcaaatatcGCTCGTATTCAAGATTATGCTGTGACAAAAAATGGTTAGACATAGGTTATCGTTTGCAAGTAAGGTGCGACTTTCAGATGAGTCTTTTACCTCTAAGTCTCCTGTTTCTTCGACAGGCTTCTTTGTAGTCTTTGTTACAGGTAAACTGAGAATCGGACTTAATGccacgaaaaataaaagaataattCGACGCATTTTTATTCCTGAAAGTATAATCAAAATCGTAATATGGAAATGTACTGTCTTGCCGGTGAGAAAGTATTTATTAACTGTTATACGTCGTAAAGTTCTGATCGAGCACCGAGGTACTGATAACAATTTCTTGAAAACAATGATCACGATGTGATgtcttaaaaaaaactttgaagggAATTCCCGCCAGCGAATCTATCGATCATgtcataatttattgaaaatttcccTACTGTTGTATGTGCGATTTGGCTTGATGACAATAACGAGACTGTTTTCTCGGGATTTCCATTTGAATTGCTTATTCCATTCATTATGTCAACAACAACTTTTCTACGTGATAAGCTCATCGtggtattttattttgaaattaaatttttcgcgAAAAAGCTCTACGTAGCCCTTATTAAGGCTCatattatgaaatttttgtcaaaataaaatgactTTTTGAGAGCTATGTATTCAGATGAAGAAATAATCACTTCAAAGTAATCCTAATAGTTAATTTGTCCCTCGATTCACAGTTTGTTTGAGATCATTTCTTCGTCAACACTTAGAACAATATGTTTCCGAAATTATGTAAGCAAATCATAGCAACTCAATCCATCAAAATAGGGCCTTGAACCCTTTTAAGAATAAAAGCAACATACTGCAGACCGTGCTGTAACCGACAGTAATATATCAAACTTCCTTGGTGTTGCTTATAGCAAAAGTGACGAGTCATAAAACTATAAAGACACTTGTAATTGGAGTTTTTGACGTAGATATTTCGGAAGTTaatgaatatttatttctattaCCGATTCAGTTTTACCTAAATTTATCTATTAAACTGAGTCATGTGGATGAGCCACGAAAACAGTTTTCAACATTAACATGgaactcgatttttttttttcatcattaatGCAGGGAAACCTCGAGCGAAACACGCATATCTGAACATATAGATGCAACATAGTTTCGTACAAAGCGGCTAAAAATCCGTGCCACTCTTCAAGAAAAACAAGTTTCAAATGCACGCATTTTTAATGATTCGCACGATATTCTAAAATCTCGCACTGTTGCATTAATAGTGCAAGGCTGATCACTTTCTCTTTTTCGATTCCGTAATTGGTAGGTTAGTTAATAGTCTTTACACAtcttacaaaaatattgcaagATGGGTATGACGTGGTTCTAACACTAGCGAGTCATAAAAAGGTCTGGTTTGAAGGCTTTTGTTcacttttaatgaaatgatAACCAACACGTAAtctaaatttgttgttgttcaacTTACTAATTCTATGTGCACTCGTCAATGGGTTTTCGGTGATTACAAACTAAAATCGTATTTTTGTGTATCTAATTTTCGCGAAATTTGATTAGCAAACAATATAAACAATCACTGAAAAGCACCACTTGATAACTGGATTTTGACAGTTTGATAGCCAACGACAAACTTATCTCTATACTAACACAGATGCATGGATCAGAGATATGGCATCCATTGAATTCTGTTCGAATTACAATTTCATTGAGACGTACGTTACAGGTTGAGTAGAGGATGGTTTTTGTCTGGCAAAAGTTTTCtgattttaaaaatgataCCTAATTTTACTACGGAAGGAACTAACTTATTGTTCTCTCTGATATAAAATGGTCTCTGAActatcatttctctgtacCCATTGATACTACGACAACACATTGTGAATGAACCCATTTGTATGTTGACTTTGTTTAACGTTTGACAATCATATCAGCTGTGTATTTACGTTTCTGTGTCTCAACCTCGAACCAAAACGTCCCCAATACAaagcaaaaatataaatttcatttaaatggcATTACTGCTACGAAATCCTCGAATTTTGTGCAGTACCATACCGAAATCATTCGTAAAAACATTACATAAATCCACCACCGATGGGGTCGCAACAGATACGATCGCCGAATTCACGGATGACCTGATGCTGAAAAAACAACTGAGATGGGAAATTCTGTTACAAGAGAAAAAGAAGACATCTGGCCGTGGAGACTCGTCCAGTTTGAAAGAAGTAACAGCCTTCATAAATTTGATTAAGCGGACAACCGAAAGGTCACTTTCGCAAGTGTCATTCGTTAGCGTAGATTTTGAGAAATTGGACGAGAAACACATTGATCACCTAGTATTGTCGGCCTGTCTAGATAAAAACACTGAATTCGTTGATAAATTTGTGGATCAGTGTGTAGATGGTAATAAAGTTGTCGGCGAGAATACAATGTTGACTGTATGTGAATACTTCAGTACGCATAGAAATAATCGAAACTCTTTGATTAAGCTCATTGATCTATGTAAAGTGAACAACCGACTAGTGTATGATCAAAACTGTgaatttaaacatttcaaagCGAGACATTTTTGGGAGAAAGGCAATTCAGATGAAGCATTGACACTGTTAGGTGAGGCACTCGAGCAGGTCCGTGGATTCAACACACCCGTGCTAACATCAGTTCTCTCAACATACCGATTCATTGTGAAAGATACTGTAGACAACAAAAGCGAAGCAATTTTAGTAAGACTTATCAGAGCAGCGACTCTCCTACAAACAAGACTGAATGAATCCtccattttgatatatttatgGAAAGTGTGCTTTCAAAGTACATGGTTCAGCAATCAGGTCGTTGCCGACCAGCTATTTAGTGATCACTCAGAAATACGAATTGATGCTGCCCAGAGGTACAACCATGCTTTTGAATTCAAAGCGTAAAACTAATGTTTCTCATCGCCTCTGTTGCAGACGGGGTTTCATGACGTACAATGCTTTGTGTATAGGTGAAGTCGATATGGTTCATAGATTGATTCACGCTTTTCTGAAATTTGAGATGAGACAAGAGTGCAAACTGGTTTTAGAGCTGTTGTTTGAGTACCAATGTAAGTTTTACTTTAGGGAGATGAATGTAATGGCTTCTTACACtcaaaattattatgtttCAGATGCTCATAAAAACCTGCAAGCTTGCTCCGAAATTCTTAAAACTACACTTGAACTAGACATATACCTGGATGATACTTACAGTCAGAAGTTAATACATCTACTAACAGGTGGAAAGTTCACCAATACGAAGCCGAAAAAAGATGTGACACCTAAATTTACCTTTAAATTTTAGAGTTATAATAGTTTTTAGACCTAgacatgtaaataaaagacGATACCAAAAATTATAGGTTTGTGTCTTCACTTTTATATTTCTGTTCGATCATCTATTTAACacacaaaccaaaacaaaactatTAAAAGTGGCATAACAGTGTACCGATGGAGGTTTCGTCATTGTTCGGATCAACTGGTACGCCAACTAAAAACGGCCAACTAAAAATAGTAATAGTTTCACTACTTGGCCGATTACCAAGTACCCACTCTTGTAAAATGTGTacattgaatttcatcgtgTTCGTTCAACGGCAGAGGTATTAGTATATTATGTtactccccttcgggtcgggctgtaggcaatgtaaatgaaaatgaaacatgccgtaacacgtaaaattaGTTAAGAATTGTAAATATGCGGTTGATACCATAACCATACAACCGTAATACAATAATAGATTAAATTTTCtaagacataaaatttctCAGGCTCGATGTAATGAGGCGAATTAGCGACATGTGAATAATAGTTTCTGCCTTGGAACTCGTTCACgaactaaaaattcgttacttaaagtgaagattttgacatattttatatgaaagaagtgtcaaaattctcaccagtgaaacttaacgaagagtttctgaacgagctcttgcattgtaaaaatgtttttgttttaaataagaaaaagacAAAATAATTGAACTTACTCCATCAGGATCTTCGTAATATGAACAATTCCAGTACCAACTACCGTTACCAATTAACTCAGGGTGGAAATGTAGCCGTGGTGGAAATGAAACAATCTTCCATTGTTATCTGAGTCATGGGAAGCAATTTCACATACACTCGTTCTCCTCCCATATATCACTGTAAGTGTGACAATATGTGTACCAAGTGCAGAAAGCGATTCCAAAGGTAGCTCCATGTAAAATCCAATAATATATTCCAGACATAATCAACGCAGTATAGGTTTGACAAGCCTCGATTAGGTGTCTTGCTAGCTTCGCATGACTTGGTAGAGTCATCACATGAACAACTAGTCAGTTCTAACGAAATTTATTCATAAGACTGAATTCATTAAATGTCCGACAATTGAACTACAACTGAATTATGTTGTATGATATATCAGTTCCAAAATATTGGAAGTTGATTTTCGTGTTGAACTTATCGCTACATAAACATATCTCGATGAAAATAGTAATGTAAAAGTTCTCACGGAACCATTTATATCTTCTAACAAGTTTCTTTGAGTTTGTGTATTAGTTTTACACAGATGTTGGTGCTCACTAGGTTTTACCAACAACTAATACTTGTAGGATAACATAAACTAGTATTTTCTAAGAACAACACAAATGCGCAGAAGACGTCATTTCATCCAAGTATAAGACTTACCACCGCCTTAGCAGGTATAATGACAGCAAAGCGCAGAAAACTTAAGACGACAGGTGTGTTTGTTTGATCTTTGTTAAGTTTATGTTAGTTTTGAAATTCATAATCAGGTTTTTAGTGGAAATTGAACAGATTTAATTTGTTTCTCAActttataataacaaaaatacaCAAAGATGGAACTGAGAAAGTTTAAGAAAAAGATCTATGACTAACTAAAACGAACTCTTAAATTGGTGTTTGTTTGTGCAGTGTTTgcaatttaatggaaatgtgatATGTTTTTGTAAAGTGTATAAAACTCcgataaatcaattaaaacgGTTTTATAAGAATAAAATGACATGGGATCCTGTACGAGACGGCATTTACTGTTGTCGGTATGCATTCTTCAGTTGGTAAGTTTGTATGTTTACATGATATTCACGTCGAAGAAAATCACTTAACACCTGCGCTTCTCAAACGATTTCaactttcgttttatttcatcttttttataTTGCGTTTCTACCCTCAATTCGATTGTTTTCTTTGTGTTTCTTGTGAGAAAAAAATGCACAGGAAGCTAATTACCATTTTAAATCGTTCCACTTGATGAGATTCGTTGACGATGGGCTAGATGATTGTGAACATTTTTCAGCTTTGAGTTGTTTCACATATTTTAGCAGCACATAGTCTGCAAATGACTTTTATGTGAATGACTCAACTAGaaggaattttaaagaaataaactaaaaagcATTCTTTTGAAGAATGGTCTGATTCAAAAGAACTGTAATACAATTCACGAAGgtaaagaatttcttttatcGAAAAGTGGTCTTCGTTCGGctatgaatttgtttttgttgtctaTTAGGATTAGGTAATATCACTACACAGTACACACACATGTGTAAGGAAAGATATTACCTACTGGATGTCCGTAATTGCTGCTATGGTTATTTAAACAACCActatttgttgatttgttgtgATGTAATCGAGAGTCTGTTAGGATGATGCATTTTAACCTTTGAAAACGGTGATTATTTTGTTATCGATGATGACGACACAAGTAAACGATGAGCtgtagcaacgcacttcaagcatgagtggtactttaAATAGGCTACCGAAACTAGACAGTGTAtctaacaaattttggcactgtaaaaaattcggactcttttttcatacaaagtagtactctatttagcaGCTGTCGTTAATATcaattttgcttgaagtgcgttagCTGTAGCTAATATAGTCCTAATGTCCAATATTATGTAAAAACacaggaagtaatagattattACGTGTCTGTTATGCACAAGGAGAAGCTGAGTGGATAAACAAATTAGTCCACAGATGcgtaaggtattttactcaacaaagcacacaaaaaattgtcagaatACAGTAACGAAATAATAGTATTCTGCTGTCTTCCGGTCAGAAAACGGCTTATTACcagtttttcacattttctgactgCAAGACAACAAAGTACCGTACTGCCCTACTaggaaatttttcgtttggaCGTGTGGGATGCATTCCTCGCATTCGACGCGAAATACAACCTTCTCACacgttttaacaaaaaatgtcccaaGCAAGACAATACTAAATATCGCTAGTCTGtggaaaatacttagatcaatcCAAAAGGAATTGATTCGAAATCGACCCTAATGATATGCTTACCGTCTGTTAaattaatcacaaaatttactTGTTATGCCATACTAAACGGACAAGCATTACATACGacacaaattataattttattaattaagcTCTCTTGTTCCAGCTCACAACAATCGAAAGGcaaatattcgattttttaGGATTTATGTGGGCGCCTATCTTTTCCAATTTCTTTCACATCATCTTTGTAATATTCGGCTTCTTTGGAGCGTATACGTTTCGTCTTAATTATTTGATAACGGTAAGgcaattaaattccatttatttttgctCAGAAATGCTTCATCTCCATTTAATTCATCGAATAGTATTCATTGTGGAGCACACTATGGGCTGCatggaacatttttattatttgtttttacttGGACGTTGGAACTCTTGATAAAGTAAGTCGATCTACggttcaaaattgaaatttcattttctaaagTTAAATTATTCGCAACAGAACAGTGACATATTGAACCTGGGAACAGGCAGTGCTTCATGGTTTGAAATAAATGGCTATGGCTGCAAACCAACATACTCAACAAACATTACAGCAGAAGACCATTTTACTGTCGTTCGTCCAGAGAAAGTGGACGGTTGCTTACTGGATTACACGATTGTAGAAATCATACATGCGTCTATTCAACTCATACTACTGGTTGGTTTAGAAAACAATTGCTTTTGCTTTAAGTGTTCTCAAAATTATTCGTTGCAGGTTTTGGGCTTGTGTTCTGCGAGCCTACTAATGGCCAGTTTTTTCTGTGATAAGGATTATGGTAAGTAATTGACGAGTTGTCGTAGTTTTATTAGCACTATCCAACTAACCACCTTCTAAGTGGACTTTCTCAAGCAATTTATTGGTGGCATTGCACAAAAGCACTATAAGTTTCCATCTACGGTTTACTCTTAATTGGAATTGGGATTTCTTTTTAAGTGTTGCTAGCGTAAGATCCTAACTATTATAGGAAGATTTTTAGAGCATGCTAAAGCTAGAAATCTTCTGCTTGTCTTTATAGATTATCAATCTTGCTTCTAATAACTTTTCACTCAGCGTAAACTTTGACTAACTTTGAATTCTTGGTGGAGGTTTAAAGTTCACTGTAAACACAAACGGTTCGTAGCTCCTTTATAGAAAACTCATTCCACGATTTCAATCAGTAGACTCAAATATAAAATACCTTTTATAGCGACTCGACGAGGAGAGAAACCAAAACCGAAACCACGCCAATCTCTGTATTCAATCGAATTCAGTCCGCCGGTAGATGCTGTTAGAAGCTATTTAGACGAAAGTGAAAGCAGTCCACGAGAAATGACCAAACCGATGACACCGCGTCGAGTAAAACGTCGCTCTGTCATGACACGCGGAACAACGAACCGCCAAAGTTCAACAAGTACGCGCAGTAACAAAAACCGTAGCAGTACAAGGGCATCACGACGAAAATTTCAACAGAATCCGGTCACGAAATTGATTGATCAACAAGGACCGGTCAATAAGGCTTTTCCTTATCAACAGCAGCGCTACGAAAATCCACCGCTAACCGAATCCAATTTGAAATATCTAAACAAAGACATAACAATGCCTTCATCGAGTAACATGAACTCGTTTCAACACAACATTTTGCCGGACCCAATTTACTACAACATGAGTTCCAGCACCTCTTTGTTGCATCAAAGTTCAGCTCATGCCAAAAATCTATCCGATGGACTGTCGAATCCGATGTACCATCATTCGAACACCAATATCAGCACCAATCCGGATATTGTCGAAGATCCGTACCATCGACCACCATCTGCTCGGTCGAGCTACTCAAATTTTCATGGCGCACGCTATTTGAGCTCGTATAATCCGTCGCACGGTTCGGAGAATGTTTTCACTGAGATCGGAAATCGATCGCAACCCATACCGCAAGTGCCACAACGAAAGGCACCGTCCAGAGAAAGTGTTAGATCGATGGCATTTTTGAATAATGGACCGCCTGCATACAACTTAAACTATCACACTCCTCCGGATTCCGAAACGACTATGTAAAATGAGTAAGGAATTCTTTAgcataaattaatttccattttaaggCTAAGGCTAAACATTAAGTTTGTTAAGAAATCGCGCGCTTTAAAtactttcataaattatgaaaTGAACTTGTGGAACTACTAGAATAAATTATATAATTTCCTAATCGGTGTGGTGCTTATTTTAGTCATACTCGACGCAATATTGAAACCAGCAGTCACTTTTTAAGTTTGACTCTTTAATCgaagaatttaaaatattttttttccctatgTACAATCTAACAGGTAATTAGTAATCACTAGAAGTGAGAAATCGTGAGTGTATTCATACCGAAGATGTTGCATGGCATTCACTGTTTATGGTAAGACTCGAAGCTCGTAAACTCAGTGATGCCAGCGACAAATTGCTTCGGTAAATTGTTCGTGGTGCAGATATTTTAAGAATATTGTTATTTTCAGCGATGTCTATCACTTCATCAGGTTCG from Bradysia coprophila strain Holo2 unplaced genomic scaffold, BU_Bcop_v1 contig_138, whole genome shotgun sequence encodes the following:
- the LOC119073357 gene encoding uncharacterized protein LOC119073357 gives rise to the protein MALLLRNPRILCSTIPKSFVKTLHKSTTDGVATDTIAEFTDDLMLKKQLRWEILLQEKKKTSGRGDSSSLKEVTAFINLIKRTTERSLSQVSFVSVDFEKLDEKHIDHLVLSACLDKNTEFVDKFVDQCVDGNKVVGENTMLTVCEYFSTHRNNRNSLIKLIDLCKVNNRLVYDQNCEFKHFKARHFWEKGNSDEALTLLGEALEQVRGFNTPVLTSVLSTYRFIVKDTVDNKSEAILVRLIRAATLLQTRLNESSILIYLWKVCFQSTWFSNQVVADQLFSDHSEIRIDAAQRRGFMTYNALCIGEVDMVHRLIHAFLKFEMRQECKLVLELLFEYQYAHKNLQACSEILKTTLELDIYLDDTYSQKLIHLLTGGKFTNTKPKKDVTPKFTFKF
- the LOC119073356 gene encoding sodium/potassium-transporting ATPase subunit beta-1-interacting protein, whose translation is MGSCTRRHLLLSVCILQLLTTIERQIFDFLGFMWAPIFSNFFHIIFVIFGFFGAYTFRLNYLITYSLWSTLWAAWNIFIICFYLDVGTLDKNSDILNLGTGSASWFEINGYGCKPTYSTNITAEDHFTVVRPEKVDGCLLDYTIVEIIHASIQLILLVLGLCSASLLMASFFCDKDYATRRGEKPKPKPRQSLYSIEFSPPVDAVRSYLDESESSPREMTKPMTPRRVKRRSVMTRGTTNRQSSTSTRSNKNRSSTRASRRKFQQNPVTKLIDQQGPVNKAFPYQQQRYENPPLTESNLKYLNKDITMPSSSNMNSFQHNILPDPIYYNMSSSTSLLHQSSAHAKNLSDGLSNPMYHHSNTNISTNPDIVEDPYHRPPSARSSYSNFHGARYLSSYNPSHGSENVFTEIGNRSQPIPQVPQRKAPSRESVRSMAFLNNGPPAYNLNYHTPPDSETTM